The Agaribacterium sp. ZY112 genome includes the window GATGATGACATCGCAGCTATCCCAGCCAAGTTCATCCATTTCCGCCCTGCTCATAGGTAAGAAAGGCGCGGGTTCAAAGCACGAAGCCCAGTATTTTGGATAAGACAATAAGTGCGGAGCTTTATGAATGTCGGCCATGGAGTTTCTATTAGCTGGAAAACGGTCGCCATTCTACCTGAGCCGAGCCGCCGAACCTAATACACTAAGGCTCTAAATGCGATTAATTTAACTGTCATTACAAACTATAGAGCTCTTGTCGCTAGCTCTTTTTTAGGATACAAAGCGCGCAAGAAAATAGCAGGTTCAGCATGATCGACGAAGATTACCAAATGCGCTTTGGCGGTATAGGCCGCCTTTACGGCACACAAGCACAACAACAGCTCGCTAAAGCCCATATGGCGGTTATTGGCCTTGGTGGGGTTGGCTCTTGGGCTGCCGAAGCGCTAGCACGTTCGGGCATCGGTAAACTTACCTTGATTGAACTTGATGACATCTGTGTGACCAACAGTAATCGACAACTACATGCGCTAAGCGACACGGTTGGACAAAATAAGCTTGATGTTATGGCTCAACGCCTAAAGCTGATCAACCCTGCGATTGAACTCAACTGCGTGCACGATTTCTTAACACAACGCAATGCGGCTGAGCTTATCGACGGTGATGTCGATGTCATTATCGATGCCATTGACTCAGTCAACGTAAAAGCGAGCTTAGTGGCTTATTGTATTCGCAGTAAACAACGACTGATTTGTGTGGGCAGCTCGGGCGGTAAGAGCGATCCAAACCAAATTGATGTTTGTGATCTTGGCCATACAGAATACGACCCGCTATTAGCCAAGCTACGCAATCAACTTTATCGCCATCATAAATTTACACGAACAAGCCGCAGAAAATTTCGCGTAGATGCAATCTATAGCCGCGAAGCCATTGTTTACGCCAAGCCCGACGGCTCTGTATGCACAGATAAAAAAGCCATGATCGATGGCGTCAAACTAGACTGCGCTGGGGGCTTAGGCTCTTCGGTAATGGTGACCGG containing:
- the tcdA gene encoding tRNA cyclic N6-threonylcarbamoyladenosine(37) synthase TcdA, with the translated sequence MIDEDYQMRFGGIGRLYGTQAQQQLAKAHMAVIGLGGVGSWAAEALARSGIGKLTLIELDDICVTNSNRQLHALSDTVGQNKLDVMAQRLKLINPAIELNCVHDFLTQRNAAELIDGDVDVIIDAIDSVNVKASLVAYCIRSKQRLICVGSSGGKSDPNQIDVCDLGHTEYDPLLAKLRNQLYRHHKFTRTSRRKFRVDAIYSREAIVYAKPDGSVCTDKKAMIDGVKLDCAGGLGSSVMVTGSFGFSAAARAVWRYLEQCSKTK